One segment of Rhodopirellula baltica SH 1 DNA contains the following:
- the hemB gene encoding porphobilinogen synthase → MFVLSQFSGSPAPRAAFPATRLRRVRATDWSRRLVRETTLSVDDLIWPLFVMDGSGQQPVGSLPGVNRLGESEIVAAAKRAVDLGIPAIALFPATDPKLKSEDAAEAYNSDNLVCRVTRQIKDAVGDSLGVILDVALDPYSSHGQDGLVQDGQVINDETVDVLCKQAIVQASAGCDVIAPSDMMDGRIGAIRSALDGAGHSGVQIMSYAAKYASAFYGPFRDAVGSAANLGAADKKTYQQSPSQSDEAIAEVALDLAEGADSVMVKPGMPYLDIVARVKQTFGVPTFAYQVSGEYAMLRGAADAGWLSGDAVILESLLSFKRAGADGVLTYFAADAAELLHRS, encoded by the coding sequence GTGTTCGTTTTGTCCCAATTCTCCGGCTCTCCCGCTCCCCGTGCCGCTTTCCCCGCCACCCGATTGCGTCGCGTTCGGGCGACGGATTGGTCTCGCCGTCTCGTCCGGGAAACGACCTTGTCGGTGGACGATCTGATCTGGCCACTTTTCGTGATGGATGGATCGGGCCAGCAGCCGGTCGGATCGCTGCCCGGCGTGAATCGGCTGGGGGAATCCGAAATTGTCGCGGCGGCCAAACGCGCCGTTGACCTGGGGATTCCCGCGATCGCCTTGTTTCCCGCCACCGACCCGAAACTCAAATCGGAAGACGCAGCCGAAGCGTACAACTCGGACAATCTGGTTTGCCGGGTCACGCGGCAAATCAAGGATGCGGTGGGCGATTCGCTGGGGGTGATCTTGGATGTCGCCTTGGACCCCTACAGCAGCCACGGGCAGGACGGGCTGGTTCAAGATGGGCAAGTCATCAACGACGAGACCGTGGATGTGCTGTGCAAGCAAGCGATCGTGCAAGCCTCGGCTGGCTGCGACGTCATCGCGCCGAGTGACATGATGGATGGTCGCATTGGAGCAATCCGATCGGCTCTGGATGGTGCCGGGCATTCGGGCGTTCAGATCATGTCGTATGCGGCCAAGTACGCTAGCGCGTTCTATGGGCCGTTCCGAGACGCGGTCGGATCCGCGGCCAATCTTGGTGCGGCGGACAAGAAGACCTACCAGCAATCACCGTCCCAGTCGGATGAAGCGATCGCGGAAGTTGCATTGGACTTGGCTGAGGGCGCCGATAGCGTGATGGTGAAACCGGGGATGCCATACTTGGACATCGTCGCTCGCGTGAAGCAAACCTTTGGCGTGCCAACGTTTGCTTATCAGGTCAGCGGCGAATACGCGATGCTGCGTGGTGCCGCCGACGCCGGATGGTTGAGCGGTGACGCAGTGATTTTGGAAAGCTTGCTTTCGTTCAAACGTGCCGGTGCCGATGGCGTGCTGACTTACTTCGCCGCTGACGCCGCAGAACTGCTTCACCGCAGTTGA
- a CDS encoding class I SAM-dependent methyltransferase, with amino-acid sequence MSNATVLEDHRTGDKTLLFSFELSQTQFSMADSLSFAWHWEDTLIAGQERPLAVASDPDAMLIEACERQDAGEEGVIDPFWATTWRAASGLDRFLDRVPIHNQDVLEVGCGTGHAGIAALLRGARVTLTDGVEDPLQLVRLSLSRLGLHADVQVFRLGEDSLAPKKFPFILGSDVTYLRTLWPELLQSAAEHLTEDGQLILSDPQRLIATEFSQWVKDKPWDYTEHTVEMDDDPEHPIRIMVLTQG; translated from the coding sequence ATGTCGAACGCGACGGTCTTGGAAGACCATCGTACGGGCGACAAAACACTTCTCTTTTCATTCGAACTTTCGCAAACACAATTCAGCATGGCCGATTCACTCTCATTCGCTTGGCATTGGGAAGACACCTTGATCGCCGGCCAGGAGCGACCTTTGGCAGTGGCTTCGGATCCGGACGCGATGCTGATCGAAGCGTGCGAGCGACAAGACGCTGGCGAAGAAGGCGTGATCGATCCTTTTTGGGCGACGACATGGCGAGCGGCCTCGGGGTTGGATCGATTTTTGGATCGAGTTCCCATTCACAATCAAGACGTCCTGGAAGTTGGCTGCGGAACGGGGCACGCGGGCATCGCCGCCCTGCTGCGTGGGGCTCGCGTGACATTGACCGATGGCGTGGAAGACCCGCTGCAATTGGTGCGACTCAGTTTGTCTCGATTGGGTTTGCATGCGGACGTGCAAGTCTTCCGGCTGGGCGAGGATTCACTGGCCCCGAAGAAGTTCCCATTCATCTTAGGAAGTGACGTTACCTATTTGAGAACGCTGTGGCCGGAGCTATTGCAATCGGCCGCGGAGCATTTGACGGAGGATGGGCAGCTGATCTTGAGTGACCCTCAGCGATTGATTGCGACGGAGTTTTCTCAGTGGGTGAAAGACAAACCATGGGACTACACCGAGCACACGGTGGAAATGGACGACGATCCCGAGCACCCCATCCGCATCATGGTTTTGACGCAAGGGTAG
- a CDS encoding GntR family transcriptional regulator, which yields MFFTVDPSNGVPIYSQIVRQVKFAVAEQTLRPGQLLPSVRQLSQQLAVNPNTVARAFQDLQSEGVIETLRGRGVVVCKGAVERCRKQRRSILAERLSAVLTEALQAGLSAKEVRKLVDEQLRTLDGTIEAIAELQ from the coding sequence ATGTTCTTTACAGTCGACCCTTCCAACGGCGTTCCGATCTATTCTCAGATCGTTCGCCAAGTGAAATTCGCCGTCGCGGAGCAAACCTTGCGTCCGGGGCAACTTCTTCCCAGCGTTCGGCAACTCAGCCAGCAATTGGCTGTCAACCCGAACACGGTGGCTCGGGCGTTCCAGGACCTGCAATCCGAGGGCGTGATCGAAACGCTTCGTGGACGCGGCGTTGTGGTTTGCAAGGGCGCCGTCGAGCGTTGCCGAAAACAGCGACGATCGATTCTCGCTGAACGCTTGTCGGCGGTGCTGACCGAAGCCCTGCAGGCTGGGCTGTCAGCCAAGGAGGTCCGCAAACTCGTCGACGAGCAATTGCGGACCCTCGACGGAACCATCGAAGCGATTGCCGAGTTGCAATGA
- a CDS encoding ABC transporter ATP-binding protein, translating into MNPVISTDQLTMRFRGCDALLGVDLNILPGTVFALLGENGAGKTTLIRILTGFQKPTSGSASVCDFDPLKQPLEVRRRVGYVSDNPALYDWMTVGQIGWFTASFYPDGFYEAYRESVAKYEIPEDRKIRVLSKGQRAKIALSLALAHDPELLILDEPTSGLDPMVRREFLESMIGRAASGRTVFLSSHQINEVERVADTIGILHNGKLQACEPLNDLKGSMTELTVSLDDPLVELPTLPEPAQTLLEENQGRQRRVLVRHFDPSMIPHIESAEGVTGVRERAMSLEEIFIAHTRKGFFRPADPPEGSHVSSRQSDDPEGGGSQSDSEVLSTGERS; encoded by the coding sequence ATGAACCCCGTCATCTCGACCGATCAACTGACCATGCGTTTTCGAGGCTGCGACGCACTGCTGGGCGTGGATCTCAACATCCTGCCCGGAACCGTGTTTGCGTTGCTGGGCGAAAACGGAGCCGGCAAGACGACTCTGATTCGAATCCTCACCGGGTTCCAGAAACCGACGTCTGGTTCGGCCTCCGTTTGCGATTTCGATCCGCTGAAACAACCACTGGAAGTCCGTCGCCGGGTCGGTTACGTCTCAGACAATCCCGCCCTGTACGACTGGATGACGGTCGGTCAAATCGGCTGGTTCACGGCCTCGTTCTACCCGGATGGGTTCTACGAAGCCTACCGCGAATCGGTTGCGAAGTACGAGATCCCCGAGGACCGCAAAATTCGGGTGCTCAGCAAAGGCCAACGAGCCAAGATCGCTTTGTCGTTGGCTCTGGCGCACGATCCCGAACTTTTGATCCTGGACGAACCGACGTCTGGTTTGGACCCAATGGTTCGTCGTGAGTTCCTGGAAAGCATGATTGGTCGGGCCGCGTCGGGCCGAACCGTGTTCCTTTCCAGTCATCAAATCAACGAAGTCGAACGGGTCGCCGACACGATCGGAATCCTGCACAACGGCAAACTTCAAGCCTGCGAACCACTCAACGATCTGAAGGGATCGATGACCGAACTGACCGTCTCGCTGGACGATCCGTTGGTGGAACTCCCGACGCTTCCCGAGCCAGCCCAAACGCTACTGGAAGAAAACCAAGGTCGCCAACGCCGGGTGCTGGTTCGCCACTTCGACCCATCCATGATCCCGCACATCGAATCAGCCGAAGGAGTCACCGGGGTCCGCGAGCGAGCGATGTCACTGGAGGAGATCTTCATCGCCCACACTCGAAAAGGTTTCTTCCGGCCGGCGGATCCGCCGGAGGGGTCCCATGTGTCATCTCGCCAGTCAGATGATCCCGAGGGCGGCGGTTCGCAGTCCGATTCGGAAGTGCTCAGTACGGGAGAGCGATCATGA
- a CDS encoding ABC transporter permease — MNKTRIWQGLFWKEAKQIIPLIGMLFAVSAFLIFIWASTSQQLNITLRAAGDIVPMIMPALFAAGAGAILISHEKETRSLRWLASLPIPTRPIVMTKLAVAFAGLIAMWLGCGLLSLVAGLDSGGVGELSEWRQIHPAFWFLHSVYVLLCGFYTAWRNKNAFPALVWIIPLALLPFLFAEIWFALPHSSSIQYTNVTQKTWVMSLVTLAAIPIIGWFAYRAGLRDLQADEPEVLPTRNTLSSADAWRPPDAPVPTAMPFRDSLASLVWQNVHGSPWMSIGLSIPLLAGAMAWLVLTNHIGTPSDWTMVLIQVSIGLALLAVSWLGVAVFAGDGSATRLKFLADRGVAPWRAWVGRHWFAVSLLSAITLLIVGIQSFLGTPQSYHSNEQPLMFEVSLFTLLAVFAIVYGVSQWTSQVVPMLAASAFLAPVLSLLALLMLSIAGVGNGVRLGWLLLITTLPFVATWWTMRDFMDGRRGWKYWSTMVVAALLFSILPSIPVWIAKSQFPGMPEERVAELLPEARRLSKGNSTNFASMRMGDLDLRDDFSSALGDVDGETAVQRFHQRDYTSPDTWMVIGNQDDIPLRADTWIIQNSLEMASLAKLRWKQNPNETSKEQFAAFVDRLTTAAQRLRLSGRWFDQEMADYVEEWLVTNLSGEAMQPLQSEPFFQRAAEQVAAFDDRQSARRRALLVSWHLDLELSEPGQWYGVSANDDWFARVPANWRAAIVQKGFGAVVDQCLQILEKQKVGGDLEPEFRALHELLGRPGGDFETGPYSDNASSAKNTLHPRRFYGYPAVSWFEPWETEGQEIWQRSQAKTQGEIETDSELNVPTEEEVQ, encoded by the coding sequence ATGAACAAAACACGAATCTGGCAAGGACTGTTTTGGAAGGAGGCGAAGCAGATCATTCCGCTGATTGGAATGCTGTTCGCGGTTTCTGCCTTCCTGATCTTCATTTGGGCGTCTACCTCCCAGCAACTGAACATCACACTTCGTGCCGCAGGCGACATTGTCCCGATGATCATGCCCGCGTTGTTTGCCGCGGGAGCCGGTGCGATTCTGATCAGCCACGAAAAGGAAACGCGTTCACTGCGTTGGCTGGCGTCGCTTCCGATTCCAACGCGGCCGATTGTCATGACGAAATTGGCGGTCGCTTTCGCGGGACTGATTGCAATGTGGCTTGGTTGCGGCCTCCTGAGCTTGGTCGCCGGGCTGGACAGCGGTGGTGTGGGTGAACTGTCAGAGTGGCGACAAATCCATCCTGCCTTTTGGTTTCTTCATTCGGTTTATGTGCTGCTTTGTGGTTTTTACACGGCGTGGCGAAACAAGAATGCGTTCCCAGCATTGGTGTGGATCATTCCGCTGGCTCTGCTGCCGTTTCTATTCGCCGAGATCTGGTTCGCGCTGCCGCATTCTTCGTCCATTCAGTACACCAACGTGACACAGAAGACCTGGGTGATGAGCCTGGTGACGTTGGCAGCGATTCCGATCATAGGTTGGTTCGCCTACCGAGCAGGGCTCAGGGATTTGCAAGCCGATGAGCCGGAGGTTCTCCCCACTCGAAACACATTGTCCTCGGCAGACGCTTGGCGACCACCGGATGCCCCGGTACCAACAGCGATGCCTTTTCGCGATTCGCTTGCTTCGCTGGTTTGGCAAAACGTTCACGGTTCGCCTTGGATGTCGATTGGGTTGAGCATCCCATTGCTGGCTGGTGCGATGGCATGGTTGGTCCTGACGAATCACATCGGCACGCCATCCGATTGGACCATGGTGTTGATTCAGGTTTCCATTGGGTTGGCGTTGCTAGCGGTGTCTTGGTTGGGGGTCGCGGTCTTTGCGGGCGACGGCTCCGCGACACGACTGAAGTTTTTGGCGGATCGGGGTGTCGCTCCCTGGCGGGCTTGGGTGGGCAGGCACTGGTTTGCGGTCAGCTTGCTCTCGGCAATCACGCTGTTGATCGTGGGCATCCAGTCCTTTTTGGGGACACCGCAAAGCTATCATTCAAACGAACAGCCTTTGATGTTTGAGGTGTCTTTGTTCACGCTATTGGCAGTGTTTGCCATCGTGTATGGCGTGTCACAATGGACCAGCCAAGTCGTGCCGATGTTGGCGGCGTCTGCGTTCCTGGCTCCGGTGCTATCACTGCTCGCGCTACTGATGCTATCCATCGCGGGGGTGGGCAACGGCGTTCGGCTGGGGTGGTTGCTCCTGATCACGACGCTTCCATTTGTGGCCACCTGGTGGACGATGCGAGACTTTATGGATGGAAGACGAGGTTGGAAGTACTGGTCGACGATGGTGGTCGCAGCCTTGCTATTCTCCATCTTGCCAAGCATCCCCGTCTGGATTGCGAAATCACAGTTCCCGGGCATGCCCGAAGAACGCGTCGCGGAACTGTTGCCGGAAGCAAGAAGGCTTAGCAAAGGGAACTCCACGAACTTTGCCTCGATGCGGATGGGCGATCTTGATCTTCGCGACGACTTCTCAAGCGCGCTGGGAGATGTGGATGGCGAAACCGCAGTGCAACGGTTCCATCAGCGAGACTACACGTCGCCGGACACCTGGATGGTGATCGGAAATCAAGACGACATACCGCTGAGGGCCGACACCTGGATCATTCAAAACAGCTTGGAGATGGCTTCACTCGCCAAGCTGCGATGGAAGCAGAATCCAAATGAGACTTCAAAAGAGCAGTTCGCCGCTTTCGTTGATCGATTGACCACGGCCGCCCAACGGTTGCGACTGAGCGGCCGCTGGTTCGACCAAGAGATGGCCGACTATGTGGAAGAGTGGCTGGTCACCAATCTATCGGGCGAAGCCATGCAGCCGCTTCAGTCGGAGCCGTTTTTTCAGCGGGCGGCGGAACAAGTCGCAGCGTTTGACGACCGACAATCGGCTCGCCGGCGGGCATTGCTGGTGAGCTGGCACCTGGATCTCGAACTGTCGGAACCCGGCCAATGGTATGGCGTGAGTGCAAATGACGATTGGTTTGCTCGTGTTCCAGCGAATTGGCGAGCGGCCATTGTGCAAAAAGGTTTCGGCGCAGTGGTGGATCAGTGCTTGCAAATTTTGGAGAAGCAAAAGGTCGGCGGCGATCTGGAACCCGAGTTCCGAGCACTGCATGAATTGCTGGGGCGGCCCGGTGGCGACTTTGAAACCGGGCCCTACAGCGACAATGCGAGCTCCGCGAAAAACACTCTGCATCCTCGTCGGTTCTATGGTTATCCCGCGGTCAGCTGGTTTGAACCCTGGGAGACGGAAGGGCAGGAAATTTGGCAGCGTTCGCAAGCCAAAACACAGGGCGAGATCGAGACAGATTCCGAATTGAATGTCCCCACTGAGGAGGAAGTCCAATGA
- the folK gene encoding 2-amino-4-hydroxy-6-hydroxymethyldihydropteridine diphosphokinase, protein MPTQCLISFGSNLGDRRVVIAEAARRVAESGVIAEPCTDLSGGSAEEPVQRLRTSRLFETPPIGGPGGQSPFLNAVAAFATEASAAEVLDVLQHLEIDLGRKRLIRWGARVIDLDVVLHGRLAGSASTAGRRGLIGGRGPAGSAKALVVPHPRYTARRFVLEPACDVAADFCDPRFGWTIRDLRDHIAADVPSIALVGGDSKLRQIICQRLSSEHGIAVIDPNRPDAAKGLQQWVAADPPLALRDSKEIDQDTSPTSQCLPRLLARIQHTTEKDRWPAPHQIWPAGWKWPEYRLEVDDLDWAIGELASAMDSMRCEIHPTTDDGRWW, encoded by the coding sequence ATGCCCACGCAGTGCCTCATCAGCTTCGGATCGAACCTGGGTGACCGCCGCGTCGTGATCGCCGAAGCGGCACGTCGGGTGGCTGAGTCGGGTGTCATCGCCGAACCTTGTACAGATCTTTCTGGCGGTTCCGCCGAAGAACCTGTTCAACGACTTCGAACCAGCCGGCTATTCGAAACCCCACCAATCGGCGGCCCCGGCGGTCAATCACCGTTTCTGAACGCGGTCGCCGCGTTTGCGACAGAAGCGTCTGCGGCGGAAGTCTTGGACGTGCTGCAACATCTCGAGATCGACCTGGGCCGCAAGCGTTTGATTCGCTGGGGCGCCCGCGTGATCGACTTGGACGTTGTCCTTCACGGTCGCCTAGCAGGTTCCGCCAGCACAGCTGGGCGCCGCGGTCTGATCGGCGGTCGCGGGCCGGCCGGTTCGGCGAAAGCATTGGTCGTTCCGCATCCTCGATACACCGCCCGACGATTCGTCTTGGAACCGGCTTGCGATGTCGCCGCCGACTTCTGCGACCCGCGTTTTGGTTGGACAATTCGGGACCTGCGAGATCATATCGCTGCGGACGTGCCATCCATCGCTTTGGTGGGCGGAGATTCAAAGCTTCGACAAATCATTTGCCAGCGTTTGTCTTCCGAACACGGAATCGCGGTCATCGATCCAAATCGCCCCGATGCGGCAAAGGGTTTGCAGCAATGGGTCGCGGCCGATCCGCCATTGGCACTGCGTGATTCCAAGGAGATTGACCAAGACACTTCGCCGACGTCGCAGTGTCTGCCCAGGTTGCTCGCTCGAATCCAGCACACAACCGAGAAAGATCGATGGCCGGCACCGCATCAAATTTGGCCCGCCGGATGGAAGTGGCCCGAATACCGATTGGAAGTTGACGACCTGGATTGGGCCATCGGCGAGCTCGCCTCCGCGATGGATTCCATGCGATGCGAGATCCACCCCACCACGGACGACGGCCGCTGGTGGTGA
- a CDS encoding ExeA family protein encodes MSSVEHSFHVPPFPPFPSAERYVPVGSQDEALQRIQRAIEAWEAISLVIGPPGVGKSMLCQLLLKQFSGRREVVVFGDAMLDNPLLFQRHLLTRLNRVQGIHSTPLAPNEDPQFALVERLARSTSEFPGLLLLVDEAQALTPEVLETIRIITNTMSEGQPRVSAVLMGGPKLDETLALPSLEALVQRVATRCYLHPLNGDEAQTYVRRVIENCGSNPSEAITNEAIRAIHQACSGTPRLINQMMTAAIDCAASLNQSIIDNKIVDRAWAMLQQLPSPVMEEPEMAAPSAEVSNVEFGALDDSTWNDSASEDQPATASFEFEESNDHGRRWNDQPLPEEDETPVATAAPQCDIQACSTSECEDQACQSTGQCQSEKAEAELNELKSAESNEQMIDEQLVCEEATAQCDASAGDIEFGSLSIDCQSYEGDYEMVSDVIGSALAAELPETSDAEELVETPIAATPTADQLFGEFDDEEEIKPTADSLTATAESIAEHDEVASDLETSLHEEILSMRGAANSPLALVGDEANCSDEICDEEDMGAMQNQSAMAASAPVLWMEEDGDDIAVNHDDRDMLVIEDDVQVETAALHNESADLSAGRPVAVDFQAMLAKMRSPQS; translated from the coding sequence CCAACGTGCAATTGAAGCCTGGGAAGCAATTTCGCTGGTCATCGGCCCGCCCGGTGTCGGCAAATCGATGCTGTGCCAACTGTTGCTCAAGCAATTCTCCGGTCGCCGCGAAGTCGTGGTGTTTGGCGACGCGATGCTGGACAACCCACTGTTGTTCCAACGACACCTGCTGACTCGCCTCAACCGGGTTCAGGGAATTCACTCGACGCCGCTGGCGCCCAACGAAGACCCTCAGTTTGCCTTGGTCGAGCGACTTGCTCGCAGCACCTCGGAATTCCCCGGCTTGTTGTTGCTGGTTGATGAAGCTCAAGCGTTGACGCCGGAAGTCCTGGAAACCATCCGCATCATCACCAACACGATGAGCGAAGGCCAACCTCGCGTCAGCGCTGTTCTGATGGGCGGTCCAAAGTTGGACGAGACCCTGGCATTGCCATCGCTGGAAGCTCTCGTGCAACGCGTCGCGACTCGATGCTACCTGCACCCGCTCAATGGCGACGAAGCACAAACCTATGTGCGCCGCGTCATCGAAAACTGCGGATCGAACCCGAGCGAAGCGATCACCAACGAAGCGATTCGTGCGATCCACCAGGCTTGCAGCGGAACGCCTCGCTTGATCAACCAAATGATGACCGCGGCGATCGACTGTGCCGCATCACTCAATCAAAGCATCATCGACAACAAAATCGTCGATCGCGCTTGGGCGATGTTGCAACAACTGCCCAGCCCCGTCATGGAAGAACCAGAAATGGCTGCTCCAAGTGCGGAAGTATCCAACGTTGAATTTGGTGCTCTCGACGATTCGACGTGGAATGACTCCGCTTCGGAAGACCAACCAGCCACCGCGTCGTTCGAGTTCGAAGAATCCAACGACCACGGCCGCCGCTGGAACGACCAGCCTTTGCCAGAAGAAGACGAAACTCCCGTCGCGACGGCGGCCCCCCAGTGCGACATCCAAGCTTGCAGCACATCCGAGTGCGAAGACCAAGCCTGCCAAAGCACTGGCCAGTGCCAAAGCGAGAAGGCGGAAGCCGAACTAAACGAGCTCAAATCTGCTGAATCGAACGAGCAAATGATCGACGAGCAACTCGTTTGCGAAGAAGCCACCGCGCAGTGCGACGCATCCGCTGGCGATATTGAATTTGGTTCGTTGAGCATCGACTGCCAGTCCTACGAAGGTGACTACGAAATGGTCTCCGACGTGATCGGTTCGGCTCTGGCCGCTGAATTGCCTGAAACAAGCGACGCGGAAGAACTGGTCGAGACACCAATCGCAGCCACGCCAACGGCGGATCAATTGTTTGGCGAGTTTGATGACGAAGAAGAAATCAAACCCACCGCTGATTCGTTGACCGCAACGGCCGAGTCAATCGCCGAGCATGACGAAGTGGCCTCCGACCTGGAAACCTCGCTGCATGAGGAGATCCTTAGCATGCGTGGTGCAGCCAACTCGCCACTGGCGTTGGTCGGCGATGAAGCCAACTGCTCAGACGAGATCTGCGACGAGGAAGACATGGGTGCCATGCAAAACCAATCCGCCATGGCAGCCTCGGCTCCCGTGTTATGGATGGAAGAAGATGGCGATGACATTGCCGTCAACCATGACGACCGAGACATGCTGGTCATCGAAGACGACGTGCAAGTCGAAACGGCAGCACTACACAACGAATCCGCGGACTTGTCCGCCGGACGTCCTGTTGCCGTCGACTTCCAAGCGATGTTGGCCAAGATGCGTTCGCCACAATCTTGA